One part of the Tunicatimonas pelagia genome encodes these proteins:
- a CDS encoding gamma-glutamylcyclotransferase family protein, whose amino-acid sequence MTFYDIFVYGTLRRGGMYAHYLADSELIKEKYYLSGYALYDYQQWYPYMIAQTGSSVIGDIYQVAEVALPAVHELEGVDEQLYRFIYLAEHQFYTYLKFDTDVAGLPYVESGDWLAYYQSLNL is encoded by the coding sequence ATGACCTTCTATGACATCTTCGTGTACGGAACGCTACGCCGAGGAGGCATGTACGCCCACTATCTAGCGGATAGCGAGCTGATAAAAGAAAAATATTACCTGTCTGGTTACGCACTGTACGATTATCAGCAGTGGTACCCTTATATGATTGCCCAAACTGGCTCTTCGGTGATAGGCGATATTTATCAGGTGGCTGAAGTCGCTTTACCCGCCGTGCACGAACTAGAAGGGGTAGATGAACAATTGTATCGCTTTATTTACCTAGCCGAACATCAATTCTACACCTACCTGAAGTTTGATACGGATGTTGCCGGATTACCCTACGTAGAAAGTGGGGATTGGCTTGCCTATTACCAATCCCTTAATTTATAG
- a CDS encoding diacylglycerol/lipid kinase family protein — protein sequence MLAKKKCVFIINPISGVGKQKDIPSLLKQHLDMRRFEYDVVFTEYPGHATEIAEAYRDQVEYVIAVGGDGTINETARALLGSEAVLGIIPLGSGNGFARHLNISTNPTRAIKQLNQSQESLLDVGFLNGHPFFNVSGTGFDALISKRFADQTRRGYATYIRCVWEEITSYQPRTYRYTLDGEEVEDTFFLIAFANSEQYGNNAIIAPQAQTNDGLLDIVFVRPFPAAYVITFTLLAFTRQIHLSPYVEIVQAKQFEVQQLNDSLIHIDGEYVETTDKTLNISLRPQNLKVLRPN from the coding sequence ATGCTGGCAAAAAAGAAGTGCGTATTTATAATCAACCCAATTTCGGGGGTAGGCAAGCAAAAGGATATTCCTTCGTTGCTAAAGCAGCATCTTGATATGCGTCGCTTTGAGTATGATGTGGTGTTTACCGAGTACCCCGGCCATGCCACTGAAATTGCCGAAGCGTATCGCGATCAGGTTGAATACGTAATTGCGGTAGGAGGAGATGGTACCATTAATGAAACTGCCCGAGCTTTGCTGGGTAGCGAAGCTGTGTTAGGAATTATCCCATTGGGTTCAGGAAATGGCTTTGCCCGGCATCTGAATATTTCTACCAATCCCACCCGAGCGATTAAGCAGTTGAACCAATCGCAGGAGTCACTATTGGACGTAGGGTTTCTAAACGGGCATCCGTTCTTCAATGTGTCGGGTACCGGCTTTGATGCGCTAATTAGTAAGCGGTTTGCCGATCAAACCCGACGGGGATACGCTACCTACATTCGCTGTGTGTGGGAAGAGATCACCAGCTACCAGCCTCGTACGTATCGGTACACCTTAGATGGAGAGGAAGTAGAAGACACCTTCTTTCTAATTGCCTTTGCCAACAGCGAACAGTACGGCAACAATGCTATTATTGCCCCCCAAGCCCAAACCAATGATGGGCTACTGGACATCGTATTCGTGCGGCCTTTTCCGGCGGCCTACGTTATTACATTTACACTGCTGGCTTTTACTCGGCAAATTCACCTTTCACCCTACGTAGAAATTGTGCAGGCTAAGCAGTTTGAGGTTCAGCAGCTCAACGACTCACTTATTCATATTGATGGAGAGTACGTTGAAACTACCGACAAAACGCTGAACATTTCTCTGCGCCCGCAAAACTTGAAAGTACTACGGCCCAATTAA
- a CDS encoding thioredoxin domain-containing protein: protein MRFHLLLPIAYLLFTSACAQPSGSAHTNALIDETSPYLLQHAYNPVDWHPWGDQALEKAEEEKKLIIVSIGYAACHWCHVMEHESFEDSTVADFMNEHFISIKVDREERPDVDQIYMNASQLLTGRGGWPLNAVALPDGRPFFAGTYLPKDQWMQVLRKLVETYQDDPERLQTIASEVTEGIQTIDQLEVASSPTTYSQETLNQLFQTWKPQIDFDWGGNQGAPKFPMPVNLNFLMQYHYFSGDTSAKEAVLTTLDKMALGGIYDHLGGGFARYATDAKWKVPHFEKMLYDNAQLVSLYSNAYQLTGDSLYSEVIYETLEFIEREMTSPEGAFYSSLDADSEGEEGKFYVWTAEEIEATLGSNAGNFTSYFSISQKGNWEAGKNILYANQRIADFAQSIGTSSEKVKKSLQQAKSRLLEQRSERIRPGLDDKILTAWNALMLNGYVDAYRALGDPRFLQSALTNANFLKSQIIQSDFSLTRSYKDGVTSIPGFLDDYAHLIAAYINLYQATFEESWLYTAKSLTDYVLENFQDAKTPMLFYTSSRHASLIARQKEIDDNVIPSSNSVMAKNLWTLGLLLAEDAYTTRAQSMVNTVYSSVEEYPNFHANWASLLGNIVHEPYEVAILGESSQITRQGMDKQYLPNVLFLGGQSEGSLTLLENKLVTGQTTIYVCQNKVCKLPVTQVGAALAQIR, encoded by the coding sequence ATGCGTTTTCATCTGCTACTGCCAATAGCCTACTTACTGTTCACTTCCGCCTGCGCCCAGCCCTCGGGTTCAGCGCATACCAATGCCCTTATTGATGAGACAAGCCCTTACCTGCTTCAGCACGCCTACAATCCGGTTGACTGGCACCCCTGGGGCGATCAGGCTCTGGAAAAAGCGGAAGAAGAAAAAAAACTGATTATAGTAAGTATTGGCTACGCTGCTTGCCACTGGTGCCACGTGATGGAGCACGAAAGCTTTGAAGACTCTACAGTGGCTGATTTTATGAATGAGCATTTTATCTCCATTAAAGTAGACCGGGAAGAACGACCCGACGTGGACCAAATTTACATGAATGCCTCTCAGTTGCTTACCGGACGGGGTGGTTGGCCACTTAATGCCGTAGCACTTCCGGACGGACGCCCCTTTTTTGCAGGAACCTATTTACCCAAAGATCAATGGATGCAAGTGCTACGGAAACTCGTAGAAACCTACCAAGATGATCCTGAGCGACTCCAAACCATTGCTAGTGAGGTAACGGAGGGTATTCAAACTATCGATCAATTGGAAGTAGCCTCTTCGCCCACGACTTATTCTCAGGAAACGCTAAACCAACTTTTCCAGACGTGGAAGCCTCAGATAGATTTTGACTGGGGAGGTAACCAGGGAGCACCTAAGTTTCCTATGCCGGTCAACCTGAACTTCTTGATGCAGTACCACTATTTTTCGGGAGATACGTCAGCAAAAGAAGCGGTACTGACAACCCTTGATAAAATGGCTCTTGGTGGAATTTATGACCACCTAGGTGGCGGATTTGCCCGCTACGCTACCGACGCTAAGTGGAAAGTGCCGCACTTTGAAAAAATGTTGTACGATAATGCCCAACTAGTTAGCCTGTACAGCAACGCTTATCAGCTTACCGGCGACTCACTCTATAGTGAGGTCATTTATGAAACTTTAGAATTTATTGAACGAGAAATGACTTCCCCGGAAGGAGCCTTCTATTCTTCGCTTGATGCCGATAGTGAGGGAGAAGAAGGAAAATTTTACGTTTGGACCGCCGAAGAAATTGAAGCAACACTGGGTAGCAATGCAGGAAACTTCACCTCCTATTTTAGCATCTCGCAGAAAGGAAACTGGGAAGCAGGCAAGAATATTCTGTACGCTAATCAGCGAATAGCTGATTTTGCTCAATCAATCGGTACTTCTTCCGAAAAGGTAAAAAAGAGCCTTCAACAGGCAAAATCCCGCTTACTTGAACAGCGCAGTGAACGAATCCGCCCGGGCTTAGACGATAAAATATTAACTGCTTGGAACGCGCTGATGTTAAACGGCTACGTAGATGCGTACCGCGCCTTGGGCGACCCTCGCTTCCTTCAATCGGCATTGACCAATGCCAACTTTCTAAAGAGCCAGATTATCCAGTCTGACTTTTCGCTGACCCGTAGCTACAAAGATGGGGTTACTAGCATTCCGGGGTTTTTAGACGACTATGCCCACCTAATTGCAGCCTACATTAATTTGTATCAGGCTACTTTTGAAGAGAGCTGGCTTTACACTGCTAAATCGCTCACCGATTATGTGCTTGAAAATTTTCAGGATGCCAAAACGCCTATGCTGTTTTATACTTCCAGCCGTCATGCTTCGCTTATTGCCCGCCAAAAAGAGATTGACGATAACGTTATTCCAAGCTCTAATTCGGTAATGGCTAAAAACCTGTGGACGCTAGGGTTATTATTAGCGGAAGACGCTTACACTACCCGTGCTCAGTCTATGGTTAATACGGTTTACTCTAGCGTGGAGGAGTATCCTAACTTCCACGCCAACTGGGCTAGCCTACTTGGAAATATAGTCCATGAACCCTACGAAGTGGCTATCTTGGGAGAGTCTTCACAAATAACCCGTCAAGGAATGGATAAGCAATATCTGCCTAACGTATTGTTTTTGGGTGGTCAATCCGAGGGAAGTTTAACACTACTGGAGAATAAGCTGGTTACTGGACAGACCACTATTTACGTATGTCAGAATAAAGTTTGTAAACTTCCTGTTACCCAAGTCGGGGCTGCTTTAGCGCAGATTCGTTAA
- a CDS encoding glycosyltransferase family protein, with protein MKVLYAIQGTGNGHISRARDIVPILQNKVDLDLLISGIQADVSLPYSIKYQLKGAGFIFGKSGGVDLMRTYRKADTRRFLKDVRNLPVQKYDLIINDFEPVSAWAAYFKKVPSVSLSHQSAILNENAPQPHKIDPVGKTILKNYAPTDQAYGFHFAKFDKNIFTPVIRQQLRQAEVQNLGHYTVYLPAFDDQKLIKRLKTVENVSWQVFSKHSKKAYREGNVQISPVNNEQFIQSLTSCEGILCGAGFETPAEALFLKKKLLVIPMKNQYEQYCNAAALEALGVPVLKHFKKKQLPSLQKWIEQSSPIEVDYPDITEKIIDLVLEEQKLMSNVRE; from the coding sequence ATGAAGGTACTCTACGCCATTCAGGGAACGGGCAACGGGCACATCAGCCGGGCTCGCGATATAGTGCCGATCCTCCAAAATAAAGTTGATCTTGACCTGCTCATCAGCGGCATTCAGGCCGATGTTTCTTTACCCTATTCAATTAAATATCAACTCAAAGGGGCAGGGTTCATTTTCGGCAAATCGGGCGGAGTAGACTTAATGCGAACGTACCGCAAAGCCGATACCCGAAGGTTTTTGAAAGATGTGCGGAACCTTCCGGTTCAGAAGTACGACCTGATTATTAATGATTTTGAGCCAGTGTCAGCCTGGGCTGCCTATTTTAAAAAAGTGCCTAGTGTATCGCTCAGTCACCAAAGTGCTATTCTGAATGAGAACGCCCCCCAACCGCACAAAATAGATCCGGTGGGCAAAACCATTCTCAAGAATTACGCTCCCACCGATCAGGCTTACGGTTTTCACTTTGCTAAGTTCGACAAAAACATTTTCACCCCCGTAATTCGTCAGCAACTTCGGCAGGCAGAAGTACAGAACTTAGGTCACTACACCGTTTATCTACCTGCTTTCGACGACCAAAAACTAATTAAGCGTCTCAAAACTGTAGAAAATGTTTCCTGGCAGGTATTTTCTAAGCACAGCAAAAAAGCCTATCGGGAGGGCAATGTGCAAATATCTCCGGTAAATAATGAGCAATTTATTCAGAGCTTAACCAGCTGTGAGGGTATTTTATGCGGTGCGGGTTTTGAAACACCTGCCGAAGCATTATTTTTAAAGAAAAAGCTACTGGTTATTCCCATGAAAAACCAGTATGAGCAGTACTGTAATGCAGCAGCGTTAGAAGCCTTGGGAGTGCCCGTTTTGAAGCACTTTAAGAAAAAGCAGTTGCCCTCTCTGCAAAAATGGATTGAACAATCTAGCCCAATTGAGGTAGACTATCCTGACATTACTGAAAAGATCATAGACTTAGTACTGGAGGAGCAGAAGTTAATGAGTAATGTGCGGGAGTAA
- a CDS encoding GH1 family beta-glucosidase — MTEFSAGEYDPDFKWGVSTAAYQTEGSIQEDGKGLSIWDEFSNRPGKIYNNHNANQACDFYHRYPEDLSIIQQLGIPNFRFSIAWSRVLPQGVGAPNRAGLDFYDRLVDSCLEQNIEPWITLYHWDLPVALHRRGGWTNRDILNWFTEYVELVVNHFKDRVTQWMVLNEPMVFTGAGYFLGIHAPGKRGMKNFSSAVHHATLCQAEGGRIIRDLHSSAHIGTTFSCSLVEPASANERDVRAAQRVDALLNRLFIEPALGRGYPINQLPALARLEKHMRPGDEQRLKFDFDFIGLQCYTREVIRYSWSMPYIFARQISPQKRAVPTTLMGWEVYADSMYHILTNFYRRYRLKKIIITENGAAFADSVKEGKIDDYERERYLSSHIHACLRAKREGVPLSGYFVWTLTDNFEWAEGYRPTFGLVHVNFQTQERIIKRSGQWYANLVQQYLSQSQK, encoded by the coding sequence TTGACTGAATTTAGTGCAGGGGAGTACGACCCTGATTTTAAATGGGGAGTATCTACGGCCGCTTATCAAACTGAGGGATCCATTCAAGAAGATGGCAAAGGACTATCTATCTGGGATGAATTTTCCAACCGTCCGGGAAAAATTTACAATAACCACAATGCGAACCAAGCTTGCGATTTTTACCATCGCTACCCCGAAGATCTGAGCATTATTCAACAATTAGGTATTCCTAACTTTCGGTTTTCAATCGCTTGGTCGCGAGTGTTGCCCCAGGGGGTGGGTGCTCCCAACCGAGCGGGACTCGATTTTTATGACCGACTCGTGGATAGCTGTTTGGAGCAAAATATTGAACCTTGGATTACGCTGTACCACTGGGACTTACCTGTTGCCCTTCATCGGCGAGGGGGGTGGACAAATCGAGATATTCTGAACTGGTTTACTGAATATGTTGAGTTAGTGGTCAATCACTTCAAGGATCGAGTAACACAGTGGATGGTCCTCAACGAACCAATGGTATTTACCGGAGCGGGATATTTTTTAGGAATTCATGCTCCCGGCAAGCGAGGAATGAAAAATTTTTCGTCAGCAGTTCACCATGCGACACTATGCCAAGCTGAAGGAGGGCGGATCATTCGCGACTTGCACTCTTCAGCTCATATTGGCACTACTTTCTCTTGTTCTCTGGTAGAACCAGCTTCGGCTAACGAGCGTGATGTGCGGGCTGCCCAGCGAGTAGATGCGCTATTAAACCGCTTATTCATTGAGCCTGCTCTCGGAAGAGGCTACCCTATTAATCAGCTACCCGCGTTAGCTAGGTTAGAAAAGCATATGCGGCCAGGTGATGAACAACGCTTAAAATTTGATTTTGATTTTATTGGCCTACAGTGCTATACCCGAGAAGTAATTCGCTATTCTTGGTCAATGCCGTATATCTTTGCTCGCCAAATATCCCCTCAAAAGCGAGCAGTGCCAACTACATTAATGGGGTGGGAAGTGTACGCTGACTCCATGTATCATATTCTTACGAACTTCTATCGGCGTTATCGCCTCAAAAAAATCATCATTACTGAAAATGGGGCTGCCTTTGCCGACTCAGTGAAAGAAGGTAAAATTGACGACTATGAACGAGAGAGATATCTAAGCAGTCATATTCATGCCTGCTTACGAGCGAAGCGCGAGGGTGTACCGCTAAGTGGGTATTTTGTCTGGACACTCACAGATAACTTCGAGTGGGCTGAAGGTTACCGACCCACCTTCGGTTTAGTTCACGTTAACTTCCAAACGCAGGAGAGAATCATCAAACGTTCGGGGCAGTGGTACGCCAATTTGGTGCAGCAATACCTGAGTCAATCTCAGAAATAG
- a CDS encoding MATE family efflux transporter — MAQYIHRIKYFYNNLRIALNGAETNFTSGSIRRAIFLLSVPMILEMVMESLFAVVDIFFVGKVSTTAVATVGLTESVLTIIYSVAIGLSMATTALVARRVGEKNHHKAGDAAFQAIALAVIISLVIGVVGAIFARDILRLMGGEPQLVEDGFLYTRIMFLSNTSIMLLFLINGIFRGAGNASLAMRSLWLANGLNIVLDPIFIFGLGAIPAFGVAGAAIATTTGRTIGVLFQLYHLLNGKTIVRIGWENIVIRAKTLLNLLRLASESISQFLVESASWIFLVRIISLFGSEALAGYTIAIRIIIFSILPSWGLSNAAATLVGQNLGAGHPLRAEKSVWKTAYYNFLFLTVLSLIFYFGAYQFVGIFSDDPDVIQTGVESLRTICLGYVFLSYGMVLAQSFNGAGDTRTPLLINIGCYWLVQIPLAYGMAVWLDMGPRGVYIAIAIAFSLAAVVSVILFQKGKWKLVKV, encoded by the coding sequence GTGGCTCAGTATATCCATCGTATCAAATACTTTTATAATAATCTCCGCATCGCACTTAATGGTGCGGAAACCAATTTTACCTCCGGTAGCATCCGTCGGGCTATCTTTCTGTTGTCAGTTCCTATGATTTTAGAAATGGTCATGGAATCGCTGTTTGCAGTAGTAGACATTTTCTTTGTGGGTAAGGTCAGCACCACTGCAGTAGCCACCGTTGGTCTCACCGAATCAGTACTCACTATTATCTATTCGGTGGCAATTGGCCTTAGCATGGCTACTACCGCATTGGTAGCTCGCCGGGTGGGGGAGAAGAACCATCACAAAGCTGGTGATGCTGCCTTTCAGGCCATTGCTTTGGCGGTTATCATTTCGTTGGTTATTGGTGTTGTAGGGGCAATCTTCGCGCGCGATATTCTTCGGCTAATGGGCGGAGAGCCTCAATTGGTAGAAGATGGTTTTCTCTACACCCGAATTATGTTTTTGAGCAATACCAGCATTATGCTACTGTTTTTGATCAACGGCATCTTCCGAGGGGCAGGAAACGCCTCGTTGGCTATGCGGTCGCTGTGGTTAGCCAACGGGCTTAACATTGTTCTTGATCCGATATTTATTTTTGGCTTAGGAGCCATTCCAGCATTTGGGGTAGCGGGAGCAGCCATTGCTACTACTACCGGACGCACGATAGGAGTGCTATTTCAATTATACCATTTGCTAAATGGTAAAACAATTGTCAGAATTGGCTGGGAAAATATAGTGATACGCGCTAAAACACTGCTTAATTTGTTGAGACTAGCTTCGGAAAGCATTAGCCAATTTTTGGTTGAATCAGCTAGTTGGATATTTCTAGTACGAATTATCTCACTATTTGGCAGTGAGGCGTTGGCAGGGTATACCATTGCTATTCGGATTATTATCTTTTCTATTCTGCCCTCCTGGGGGTTGTCTAATGCAGCGGCTACCTTAGTTGGGCAAAATCTGGGAGCTGGCCATCCGCTACGAGCCGAAAAATCAGTTTGGAAAACAGCGTACTATAACTTTCTATTTTTAACGGTGTTATCTCTAATATTTTACTTTGGCGCGTATCAGTTCGTTGGTATTTTCAGTGACGATCCCGACGTGATTCAAACCGGAGTAGAATCGCTGCGAACTATCTGTTTGGGGTACGTTTTTTTATCCTACGGAATGGTGTTGGCTCAATCGTTCAACGGAGCCGGAGATACCCGAACCCCTTTACTCATCAATATTGGCTGCTATTGGCTGGTACAAATTCCGTTAGCCTACGGTATGGCGGTTTGGCTGGATATGGGGCCTCGGGGAGTATACATTGCTATAGCCATTGCCTTTTCGCTGGCGGCGGTAGTCAGTGTAATTCTGTTTCAAAAAGGCAAATGGAAACTAGTGAAAGTATAA
- a CDS encoding YitT family protein has translation MNRAFLIRRRIIEFLLIGLGIAFASIGLKGFLLPNHFLDGGVTGVSLLVNHVTDWNIAWLIVVINAPFIWLGYRQISSILAFKSIISILIFAVALFLIEVPLMTEDKLLIAIFGGIFLGAGIGFSVRGGAVIDGTEILAIYLGKKFRTTIGSVILVFNIVLFIIAAMVIDVEVALYSILTYLVASRTTDYIIHGIEEYIGVTIISPKSEEIREAITEAMGYGLTIYQGKRGYKKMPHLTAEIDIIHTIVTRLDLRRLHNVVENIDPQAFVVEYNVNDTKGGVIKKKLE, from the coding sequence GTGAACCGAGCATTTTTAATTAGGCGACGAATAATAGAGTTTTTACTCATTGGGTTGGGAATTGCTTTCGCTAGTATTGGACTGAAGGGTTTTTTATTACCCAATCACTTCCTCGATGGGGGAGTAACTGGGGTGTCGCTACTAGTCAACCACGTCACCGACTGGAACATTGCTTGGCTAATTGTGGTAATTAATGCTCCGTTTATATGGCTGGGTTATCGGCAAATTTCTAGCATACTAGCCTTCAAGTCTATTATATCTATTCTGATATTTGCAGTGGCCCTGTTTCTGATTGAGGTACCACTGATGACCGAAGATAAGCTGCTCATCGCCATTTTTGGCGGTATTTTTTTGGGAGCTGGTATTGGCTTTAGTGTACGCGGTGGAGCGGTTATTGACGGAACCGAGATTCTTGCTATTTACCTAGGCAAAAAGTTTCGAACAACCATTGGCTCAGTCATCTTAGTATTCAATATTGTCCTGTTCATTATTGCAGCAATGGTTATCGATGTAGAGGTAGCTTTGTACTCTATCCTGACCTATCTGGTGGCTTCTCGCACCACGGACTATATTATTCACGGTATTGAAGAATACATTGGGGTGACGATCATCTCGCCGAAGAGCGAAGAAATTCGGGAGGCAATTACCGAGGCGATGGGCTACGGCCTCACGATTTACCAAGGCAAACGGGGCTACAAGAAAATGCCCCACCTTACCGCTGAGATTGATATTATCCACACCATCGTCACCCGCCTGGACTTACGCCGTTTGCACAACGTAGTAGAGAATATTGATCCGCAGGCGTTTGTAGTAGAATACAATGTGAACGATACCAAGGGCGGGGTGATTAAAAAGAAGTTAGAATAA
- a CDS encoding phage holin family protein — protein MSLIVKWLLSAIAVMITAYLLPGVSVESFWAALVVAVILALFNAVLKPILVILTIPITILTLGLFLLVINAIIILMTDVLIGGFTVSNFWWAIAFSIIMAILGSLFNDIAERV, from the coding sequence ATGTCTCTTATTGTAAAATGGCTGCTCTCGGCCATCGCTGTAATGATTACCGCCTATCTGCTGCCCGGCGTTAGCGTAGAAAGTTTTTGGGCGGCCCTGGTGGTCGCGGTTATTCTGGCGTTGTTTAATGCCGTACTCAAACCGATATTAGTCATCTTGACTATTCCTATTACTATTCTTACGCTAGGGTTGTTTCTACTAGTCATTAATGCTATCATTATCTTAATGACCGATGTTCTAATCGGTGGATTTACAGTTAGCAACTTTTGGTGGGCTATCGCTTTTAGTATTATTATGGCTATTCTTGGTTCTCTCTTTAACGATATTGCGGAAAGAGTGTAG
- a CDS encoding UDP-2,3-diacylglucosamine diphosphatase, which produces MSKKRSVEVAVISDVHLGTYGCRAKELLEYLKSIRPATLVLNGDIIDIWQFSKRYWPSSHMRIVKQIFGMAAKGVEIYYVTGNHDEMLRKFDGFTMGSLKIMNKVVLELDGKKAWIFHGDVFDITMKHSKWLAKLGAIGYDTLILLNAFVNFVREKVGMGRVSFSKKIKNRVKGAVKFIDDFENTAAEIAINNKYDYVLCGHIHNPEMKTIRNNEGSVVYLNSGDWIENLTALEYNKKEWSLYRFADDATLSEEKAPEEEEENLDVGVLYKNLVAEFRLSKP; this is translated from the coding sequence ATGTCCAAAAAGCGATCAGTCGAGGTAGCGGTTATCTCCGATGTACACTTGGGTACTTACGGATGCCGCGCCAAAGAACTGCTTGAGTACTTAAAAAGTATTAGACCCGCTACGCTAGTGTTGAACGGCGATATCATCGATATCTGGCAATTCAGCAAGCGATATTGGCCCAGCTCTCACATGCGAATTGTAAAGCAAATTTTTGGGATGGCGGCCAAAGGGGTAGAAATCTACTACGTTACGGGAAACCACGATGAAATGCTGCGTAAGTTTGATGGGTTTACGATGGGCTCTCTTAAAATTATGAACAAAGTGGTTTTGGAGCTAGATGGTAAGAAAGCCTGGATTTTTCACGGCGATGTATTTGATATCACTATGAAGCATTCTAAGTGGTTGGCCAAGCTAGGGGCAATTGGCTACGACACGCTGATTTTACTGAATGCTTTCGTCAACTTTGTGCGGGAGAAAGTTGGAATGGGACGGGTTTCTTTCAGTAAAAAAATTAAAAACCGAGTGAAAGGAGCAGTTAAATTTATTGATGATTTTGAAAATACTGCGGCCGAAATTGCGATCAACAATAAGTACGATTACGTTCTCTGTGGTCATATTCATAACCCTGAGATGAAAACAATTAGAAATAATGAAGGCAGTGTTGTGTACCTCAACAGTGGCGATTGGATTGAAAATCTGACTGCCCTGGAGTATAATAAGAAAGAATGGTCGCTCTACCGTTTTGCCGATGATGCCACACTCAGTGAAGAAAAAGCCCCGGAGGAAGAAGAGGAAAATCTGGATGTAGGGGTGCTTTATAAAAACCTCGTGGCAGAGTTCCGGTTATCTAAACCATGA